ttataatttcaattttgaaATGTTTAACATTATTCTCGAGTCATAGCTCTTGTATTGAATTCATTGAGCAGAGTATGTCAGTTTCAATAGTTTCAACACTACTCATTCGTAATGAGAATaattatgaaattaaaatccATTCACTCAGATTCGTAAGTTCCCTCGCAAAGGTTAATAACAAATTGGCTGTCAATATCCATATGATGGGTATCCTGCAAACACTAGTCAACAATCTTTATGACAAGAATTCCATGATCAAGGATGAGGCAATATCAACCATCTCTTGGTTAGTAAGCTCTCAAGAATGTAGATCCATTTTCTTACAAAAGAATGTTTTACCAATGTTATTCGATTTCCTTTCAACTAGAAATGTTGATATCATGGAGAGATTGATTTGGGCAATCTCTTTCTTTGCTCTAGATGATTCTGCTCAGTCCTTAATGAGAGACAATCAACAATGTATTCAATTCATCGTCAATTGTTTAGATAGACATGAAGAGGTTTTCAAAACACTATCAATTAAAACCATTTTAATCTTAtctcaaaaacaaattaatcaTCAAGCTTTAAAAAGAGTTGGTGTAGATTTCCAATTGCAAGttttatcttcttcttcaaacAGATCAATTCAATTAGCTtctaaaaagattttatctttattaagttaaaaaattaaatttataaaaacattaataataataataataataataatagtaaatataaaaaaaaaataaaaaaaaataaaaaaaaaaataaaaaaaaagtaataataatttaaaaaaaaataaaaattaatcaattctaaaaatagttttttttttttttgatctaaACAAcacaaatatttttatagattttttttagtctgaaataaaaaataaacatttctttttttttttttttcggaatttggttattaaaaaaaaaaataataaaaaaaaaatattaaaaaaaataaaaaaagaataaaaaaaaaaaaaacaaaaaacaattacaatacAATGTtgttatatttatttggaaataaaaaaaaataaaaaaaaataatattatattccctccaaaaaaaaatcactattattttcgagtgtgtgtgtgttgttttttttttttttttttttttttttttttttttttttttttttgttatacAAATTCACATGTATAATTAgataattttattcaaaaaaggGTGggtatttcaatattatatgtaaataaattaatattttcatatttgtattttttttttaatgtggtattttaaatttatttatttttatttatttattatttattttaattagttttttttttatttaattattatttttttttttttactttttaattaatttcaatttaaataatttttttttttttttttttttttttttttttgtgattttattatcgtacctttttaataatatcaaataaataataataataaaataaagatataaaaaaaaatatataataataataataaattaatcattattaatttttttttaaaataaaaatggaaacaaaaaattttattttagaattagaatattgtgaaaaaaaaaatagtggATCTTCATTATTCGATTATCAACTTTCATATAATAGTATTTTTCCAAAGGAATTAACAAATGTATTGACTCCAAATGAATTTTATAAAGTTGTTGATGGAATAAATTCAAAGAGACAAGTATTACCACACCTCTATGTAGCTCTATTATTGCAATCTATTTCACTCTACATTGCATTACAATTAATGGTTTTATCAGATTTCGTAAATAGAGAATCTGGtataattttctttatctttgttttattacatttatttaatgcaatcactttatttttgaaaagtttttatgtaagtatttttatttatttatttaaacaaacgcaattataataataataaataaataaaaaaaaaaaaaaaagaattttactaatattaaaaaaaaaaaagtattctcataaacaaaagaaatttttaaaaaatataaacaatcaaTTCTTATTTAGAGATGTTATATTTTcaacaaaattaattggtgaaaaAGGAAGTGTTCTAAGTGTTGGTTTTTTGGGAAGaattattttcttaattttaccATTCTTTATACAATTGAATGTAATCTACGATAAAAATCCATCTATAAATACCTTTATTGTTGGTTATTTAATCATTGCAATCTTTATTTTAGTTTGGTttagtattttaaaaactttagtTGTaagtaatttttaaaaaaataaaataaaataaaatataataaaatataataaaatataataaaataaaaatatattaatctaactctttttttttttttaaaaaaaaaaaaataataataataattagatGTTTTCAAAGTATAAATATTTAGTAATTGAACCAAATCAAACAATAGattgtaataaattatttttattggaaTCACTCGTTATCTCTTATAACTCaccaattaatgaaaattcattatttgaacaCACTCAAATCACACCAGGAAATATCTTACCATTTTATCAAGTACCTTTATTACCAAAAGTTTAAACattaaaagagaaagaaaaaaaaaaaaaaaaaaaaaaaaaaaaaaaaaaaaaccaattggaaattttaaaattaaaagaaatgtgaataaaaataaaaagattagatattttttttaatttttttttttttttatttttttatttttttttattttgatttttttttttttattttgatttttttttttttttattcagtgtaaaataaaataataaaaaaaaaaaatgattgatcATTCATCAACCAATAATACAaccaacaaaaataataataataataataataataataataataataataataataataataataataataatattagaatacataatgaattaaaagatggtaaattattaaatgaaaaaggtgaattaaatgaatGTGGAATTTCAACTAAAGTTATTAAAGAATATGAtagaaattcaattaaagttaaaaattatagaattaaagaatgggattattattttattacaaattcTAGGATTGGTATTGCATTAACATTTGGTGATATTGGATATATTGGGAGTGCAGGTGTAACATTATTCAATTTTGATGAGCCATCTTACAAGACCCAATCAGATTTAACCCTATGTCcatttggtaaatttaatttcccAAATTATCCACATACAATCCAAAAATTAGAATATAAttcttcaaaaattaaattatcatttgaaaatattaataataatgaaaatgaaaatgaaaatgaaaatgaaaatgaaaatgaaaatgaaaatgaaaatggaattataaaacatttaaaatgtaattcaaaaaattttgatgGTAAAggtaatgaattaattattgatataaaattaacaaatttacCAAAACATTCAATGGTAATTGCAACACCCTTTGATAATTATCCAAATTCATTCTATTATAATtgtaaaactaataatatgGTAGCTCAAGgtacaattaaattaaatgataaaactCATTTATTTAATCCTGAAAATTCTTTAGCTGTATTAAGTttgtaatttatatttatttttatttttattttatattatattatttcattattaattattatttatctaaacaaaaataattaaaataataaaaataaaaaaaaagattgggGTAGAGGAGTTTGGCCAATGCTTGAATTAATAACATGGTATTGGGGTAGTTTATCTTGTAGAttagatgataatgataataataatgataattattttaataataaaacatttgGATTTAATATTGGATATGGATTTGGTAATACATCAGCAGCAACTGAAAATATGATATTTTTAGATGGAATAGCTCataaatttgatgaaattaaatttgaaataccaAAAAAGTTAGAAACCGATCAAGAAGATTATATGAGTGATTGGAAATTTACATCGAATGATAAAAGATTAGAAATGACTTTTAAACCAATTATAAATCGTTATGAAAATACAAATCTACTCTTAATTAAGACTACTACCAATCAAGTATTTGGTAATTTCAGTGGAACTGCAATCTTAGATGATGGtactttaattaattttaaaaataaattaggtTTTGCTGAAAAAGTTTGTAATAAAtggtaaaaaataataataataataaaataaaaaacaaaataaaaaatatatatatttattatacatataaaaagattatttattattaaacttATTAAATAAggtttgttgaatttgtttaatatttggttgaatatttgttgttgtagtagttgtagtagttgttgaattataatttttaaatttattattatcgtcatcatcatcatcatcatcaatattaattataattttattatttaaagatggttttggtaaattgtttaataattttggtgaAGTGTAAATATCAGTGATTAAGGAATAAAGTAAATTTGTATCTTTTTGATAAGTTGATCTTAGGTATTTTAAATGTTCAATGCAAGATTGCTCTTTCAGGGTATTAAAGAATGCAGtgtataaattataaacGTGACCTTTGTTGCATCGAATTTGAGGGTTATCAGTTTCAACTgatataataattgaatctaTATCAATCCAATAGATATCTCTTTTCTCTGTACATTCAATTTGATACTCTatggatttatttttatttaaatcataggtatatttaaattcattacgTCTGAGGAATCTATTAACTGGGCATACAAACATTTCATATTGATTCCTTggatttaaaactttatttacTAACCCACTAGTAtgtaattctttattatttaatattctaCTTATAATTATAGTTGATTCGATTACACCATCTATTGAACCTCTGATATCTTTATTCATTGAAAAACAACCCAAAGTCTCTTCTGAAAATTCTCTACATGCACATTCTAATGTACTTTCACTCATACCTTCTCTATATCCACCAAAATCACTATACCCTCTTCTTTCATAtcctatttaaaatattttatttattttgtaaattataaattaatattaacaaaaatatatttataagaaataaataaaaaaaaaaaaattagaacaagataattaaattaattggttatgtttgaaaaaaaaaaataaaataaaaaaaaaataaaaaaaaatggtatgTTTAAACATATTTAcctattaaaagataaattttatcattaaaaactGTATATGGAAAAATACCAGCCGCTCCACAATATTTTTTAGTAACTatcataaattttttttttatctgttttttgtttattttgagAACAAtatatgaaaatattaaaaaaaaaaaaaaaaaaaaaaaaaaaattaaaaaataaaaaaaataaaaaaaattaaaataaaatagaattagATTGTTTCTGTTTTCCAAACAATAAaagaaatctaaaaatatattcCTCCACTTTCACTATTATTTctttgtaaattaattaatttatgtttcatttatttttttatttgttttgtttttttttttaaaaaaaaaaaaaaaaaaaaaaaaaaaaaacaaatattatatatgtatattatataaataaaaattgaaattaaaaatctcTTTCTCaagaaattcattatttttggaatattaaaattatttaaaaaatatctggAATATGTTggaaatttgatttaattgttatttccatatttttttttataaaaaatccaATTCCATTGCCCTATGTTTTTTTCTTATCTGTCGCAATATTTccataacaaaaaaaaaaaaaaaaaaaatgtaaaaataataataaatatttgttttttttttaatgatttttaagAGAAAACTATATAtcctttaatttatttagttgGATTCGAGGACGTTTCTTTCAGAGACGTAGATACCATCTAAGAACTTTCTAACATCCTTGTATTTAATGGCAGATCTTAATTGGATAGTAGCACATGATTGAGAGAGGAGTTCTAATGAGTTACCAGTTAAAACAATTTCATctgttattttttaaaaataagaaattttagtatatatgattttaaaaaaaccttCTTTTTGTGTggggaaaataaaaaatactaaCCCTTAGCTTTTTCGTTACGGTAACAGGTGATACCatctaataattcaatacGACGAACGATCTTTTCACCAAAGAAATTACGGATTTCAACAACACGACCACCATCAGTGACAGCAACGTTGATTGGGAAATGTGCATAGACAAATCTCATCTTGTATTCGTAACCTTTGGTAACACCAGTGATCATATTTTCAATGATAGAGGTGATGGTTTTGATACAGGCAATTTGTTTTCTGTTACCGAACCATAAGTCAAcagttaattcttttttaccaACTAAGTTGATATCGACTGAAGCATGATCGAATGATTTTGATAAGGTACCACGTGGACCAGTTACCTTAACTGAACGACCCTTAACATCAACGGTGACTATATAtattgtgtgtgtgtttgaATGATAATtgatatatattaatattaattctttaaaagtTGATAAAATTTGGGATAGATTCGTTTCAGTAAAAGGAATGATCACTCATCCACTGTTACAATATCATCAATCCTCAATCATCCATCCTCCATCCATTCAATCTATCATAAATTTGACATAATCTATCCTTATATTAACCTAATCtatccaaatttaataaatgaaatgtTATGTACTGACCATTTTCTGGGATTTGGACTTTACGTGAGGAGTTAATTACTTTCATTATGTGTTTGTTGGTGGCTCTATCACTATCAAATGTGaatgaaaaaatttgaaaaaaaaaaaaaaacgacccccaaaaatttttttttttttttttttatttttcaattacgttttgaattcaatttttttttttttttttttttcgcccgattttttctaatttaacAAAAAGTTTTgtgtgttttaaaaaaaatcaaataaatagtgatcaatattattatattaaaaaaataaaatataatagatatttaaataaaataaaaaattttaatttaaaaataaaaaataaaatttatattaaagttttttaatattaaataaaattttattgtgtattattattattattattattaaaaaaaaaataaataaataaaaaaaaaaaaaaaaaaaaaatagaaattaaatctaaatttaaaattaaaaattccaaATGGATTATTGTTCATTGTAATAAATCAAACTCATAATATCTATCTCAGgggttaataataataaaaaaaaaaaaaaaaaaaaaaaaagtaaaaacaatagtaatctaaataaccttttttttttttttaattcttattaattttattttttttatttttattattattataattaatttttcatatttttcatcttttctttatttgttcttcttttttcaaaacctgaattattttttttttttttttttttttttttttttaatttaatttttttctttttttttaatttttgtttttttaatttttttttttttttatttttatattttaccACACCCGAAaacatataattttattatattttttgttttttttttttcttcaaataaattacattaacaaaaataaaataaaataaaaaaaaaaaaaaaaaaaaaaaaaatatatatataaaataattagtatAATGTCAAGTGGTGATAGTAATTTAAAGagaagaagaggaggaaATACTGGTCaatcatcaaaatcataTAATACATGGACTGATTATGAAGAAGATTTAGAAGAATCTGGTGAATTTAATCAAtgtatgttttattttaattattttaattttttattttttttttcataaattataaaataaaataataaaataataaaataaaataaaactatataagaaaaaaaataaatttttttaataaattattaataaaattattataataataatttttatttttttatttttttttttagcaataaaaaaaacaacaaatacatcAAGTGCAACATTAACATCATCAGAAGAAAAAGGATCACTTTTAGATTATTCAAAGAGGTGTATATTAAAACAAGATAATAAATCAAGACCAATTTGGGTTTGTCCAGATGGTCATATATTTTTAGAGACATTTTCAGCAATTTATAAACAAGCATCAGATTTTTTAGTTGCAATTGCAGAACCAGTTTGTAGACCACAAAATATACATGAATATCAATTAACACCTTATTCATTGTATGCAGCGGTCTCTGTTGGATTAGAAACCAATGATATTATTACAGTTTTAGGgagattatcaaaattagCACTACCAAAAGAGGTTGAACAATTTGTTAGACAATGTACACAAAGTTATGGTAAAGTGAAGTTAGTATTAcaaaagaataaatattttGTGGAATCTGCATACCCAGAGGTATTGGAATTCCTCTTGAAAGATTCATCAATTGCAACAGCAAGAATAAAACCAACATTGGAAGAATCTGTGGTGGATCCAAAAACTGGtttcatcattaataaaGAGGTTGTTACAGGTGCACAGATTTCAGGTGGTTTACAAGCGAATCAATCATTGGATCCAGTTTTAAAGAATGATGCACTCTCTAATCTATTGGAGGAGGAGGAAGAGGATACAGTAAATAATTCAGATCAACATTTtcattcatttgaaattgatccACAACAAGTGGAAGAAGTGAAAAAACGTTGTATTCAATTGGATTATCCAGTGTTGGAAGAATATGATTTTCGTAATGATACAGTGaatccaaatttaaatatagatTTAAAGCCAACAACAATGATTCGTCCATATCAAGAGAAATCTTTATCGAAAATGTTTGGTAATGGTCGTGCTCGTTCTGGTATTATTGTATTGCCATGTGGTGCTGGTAAATCACTAAGTGGTATTACTGCAGCATGTACAGTGAAAAAGAGTATTCTGGTGTTGTGTACAAGTGCAGTGTCGGTGGAACAATGGAAATATCAATTTAAACTTTGGAGTAATATAGAGGAGAgacaaatttcaaaattcacAAGTGACAATAAGGAAAAGATTAGTAATGTTGCAGGTGTTACCATTACCACCTATACAATGGTTGCATTTGGTGGTAGACGTTCAGC
This region of Dictyostelium discoideum AX4 chromosome 3 chromosome, whole genome shotgun sequence genomic DNA includes:
- the rpl9 gene encoding 60S ribosomal protein L9 — protein: MKVINSSRKVQIPENVTVDVKGRSVKVTGPRGTLSKSFDHASVDINLVGKKELTVDLWFGNRKQIACIKTITSIIENMITGVTKGYEYKMRFVYAHFPINVAVTDGGRVVEIRNFFGEKIVRRIELLDGITCYRNEKAKDEIVLTGNSLELLSQSCATIQLRSAIKYKDVRKFLDGIYVSERNVLESN
- the repB gene encoding transcription factor IIH subunit, translated to MSSGDSNLKRRRGGNTGQSSKSYNTWTDYEEDLEESGEFNQSIKKTTNTSSATLTSSEEKGSLLDYSKRCILKQDNKSRPIWVCPDGHIFLETFSAIYKQASDFLVAIAEPVCRPQNIHEYQLTPYSLYAAVSVGLETNDIITVLGRLSKLALPKEVEQFVRQCTQSYGKVKLVLQKNKYFVESAYPEVLEFLLKDSSIATARIKPTLEESVVDPKTGFIINKEVVTGAQISGGLQANQSLDPVLKNDALSNLLEEEEEDTVNNSDQHFHSFEIDPQQVEEVKKRCIQLDYPVLEEYDFRNDTVNPNLNIDLKPTTMIRPYQEKSLSKMFGNGRARSGIIVLPCGAGKSLSGITAACTVKKSILVLCTSAVSVEQWKYQFKLWSNIEERQISKFTSDNKEKISNVAGVTITTYTMVAFGGRRSAESLKIMNEITNREWGLVLLDEVHVVPAAMFRKVLTVTKAHCKLGLTATLLREDEKIQDLNFLIGPKLYEANWLDLQKAGFLANVSCSEVWCPMTAEFYKEYLINDSQGKKKLLYTMNPNKFRACEYLIRFHEQRGDKIIVFSDNVYALQKYAKGLGRYFIYGPTSGHERMSILSKFQHDPTVRTIFISKVGDTSIDIPEATVIIQVSSHYGSRRQEAQRLGRILRPKPKSDGLYNAFFYSLVSKDTQEMYYSTKRQQFLIDQGYSFKVISELPGIDQEVNLKYSSKQDQLDLLAQVLGEGEDSGKNEILEEDFDDITRGAKKSKSSAPTVSRTTGGSTRALSGGNDMNYMEYQAPAIYKSIPTQHALFKQRAKNKQ